Genomic segment of Gigantopelta aegis isolate Gae_Host chromosome 10, Gae_host_genome, whole genome shotgun sequence:
attcacGAATGTTTATTTACCTAGTAGTAGATcatcttttatttatataattgtacAGCATTTGTGCTTATATTTACACAGCAATGCATGCTTTAATGGTAgatcatgtttatatttaataatatctcGTTTTCATTTACCTAGTTGTACATCATTTTGTATTTACCTAATAGTACATCGCTTTTATATTTATCTAGTAGCAGTTCATTTTTATCTTAACCTAGAAatacatatttgtatatatatatttacctagTAGTACATCATCACTTTTCATTTGCCGTAACCGTAGCCCTTGCCGAATCCGCCTTTGCCGAAGCCCATTCCGTATCCACCATAGCCCATGCCGTATCCACCATAGCCCATATCCAATCCACCATAGCCCATGCCGTAACCGCCAAATCCGCCGAGTCCGCCATATCCCATCTCCATCCCATATCTGCCATATCCACCAAGACCGCCATATCCGAATCCGCCGTATCCCATGCCCATGCTATATCCACCGAAGCTCATACCGAGACCGCCATATTTGCCATACTTCATCATGGGAACGGCAGTTGCCAAGGCAAGACAAGCCAAAGCGAGGATTACGACTTTCATCATGTTGAAGGCTGAAATGGAAATTAATAGTCTGGCATCACTGTTACTATTAACATTCTtataaatttggatacaacaaaGACCACCGTCGTGAAAACAATGTGCACTTTCATATGTAGGCAAatcagttaatattttaaaaacaattctgtcCATTTATGACACGAAATGTTTATGCTTGCACTACAAATCTAGCATGATCAATGCGTTCAAACAGAAGTTGCATAATTAGACCACAAATGTccatgtattttattaaacgAAGGAATGTAGTTATGTTTTTATAGGTTTTTATAGGTTAAATAAAGGACAGAGTCGTCTTTGTATAATATGGTTTTAACAGGCCTGAAACAGAGATCGCAGGGGTCATGGCCCCTACCCCTCCggcactcacgcacacacatatacaaactgTCGACTGTCACTGTGCTTATAAGGTTGGAAAtgctgtatttttaaaacatgaaattcgACATTTTCTCAGGAAAGCATACTCTGAAACCTCTAACCGGTATGAAcctttaaatacatacatatccaTACCCCCACCCACCGCACCCCACCCTTCAAATACATTCCGCGGGCCGTTAGGGGTGGTATAGTAATTTCCAAAACCTCTGGTGAGGGCACTCTGATTGGAAAATATAAATTGATTcacatataatattttttttgcctAATATAGTTCcactttcatattttgtttatttgcaaGTCaactttaagtttaaatatcacATTACATTGATATAATACCGTTGCAGGTGCAATATCAAGCTTGCATAATGGCCCCTCCTCGCcacaattaattattaataaaaaaatattacaaccaTTTGCTCTCTAATGTGAAATCGCTCCTTCAACTATACGccctaaaataaaaacatttaaccaaatattttaattcactaGTATTATTTCAATATCCCGAGTGATTTATGCCACGATTGTGTGTGAGACTGAATAATTTGTAGTCTTTTGTCataaacagataaaaaaaaatagcgaAACTCAATGTAACAAAACTTTACGATCTTCAGTTCACTtgattatattgttttaaaagtatgaACCGTAACGCTACTTCGCCACTTGCATAATCGTATGATGTTTCTGTCTAAAGTGTactttctttattaaaatagtaaaCTATTCACGTCTACTactaaaatgaatattttaaacacgAATAATACGATTAGAAGCGAAGTAAATACTATTTTCGcgattaataaatttaaaacatagtgAATACAatttgcaataataataaatttagaaCAGCAGTAAAATACAATTCGAACGAACAGAACAGATGTACACCACAATGTTTTTGCTAACTTAATAATGTTATGTATCTTTATGAATGTTCTACAAATATTCCACTTACCTGGGAAGCTGTTACTGAAGCTACGGTAGGTGCTGAGATGTGGTGAATGGACACACACTCGGAGCaggttttatataaaataataaactttgATGGATAAGTCTTCCGGTTTGTAATTTAGAATATCACTAGTCGCACGCACCCTGTAGTTTCTGCTTTCATGTTATTTTTTCAATCCTGGGGCATTCTGATGACCAATTAATTAAATAACCGGTCGGGAATGTGTGGGTTGTGTTCATTAGGTAACacctgtatttaaatatatagaggttgttaccagagtgtttttcggtatcgtcaatatcatatattaggaatacaaatcgTATTATGTGAGCCCTTGGCTCAAAATTAGATACATTAGTTAGTACACACGAATTTCGCATGATCCATACATTTGTATTGGCTATTAATATTTGCATGGCTGTATCTAGCATGGGTAATAGGAGCAGTAGCAAATCCTATTTAGTTTGATGACTATAAATACATACGTCAATAATGGCGTGTCACCctagtatgtttgcttaaatgtcaataaaggTAGTGCGGTGACCTCGATTAAacgtaggggcgggacgtagcgtagtggtaaagtgtccacttgatgtgtggtccattgggctatttctcgttccatccagtgcaccatgaccatggtatatcaaaggccgtggtatgttgtatcctgtctttgggatggtgcatataacagatcccgttctgctaatggaaatatgtagcgggtttcctgcctaagactatatatgtcaaaattaccaaatgtttgacatccaatagctgatgatagcggtgtcgttaaacgaaacaaacaacaTAGATTAAACGTAGTGCAGTGACACCGATCAATTtgaaagttatcaaattctgaaagtattaGTCCAGGAACATTAGGTCAAATTAGTGTTTAGTGTTTAACCTGGAAATAAATAGTACAGAGCGGACTTTTTCAGAATAGTTACAGAATATCATTAGCAATAACATATCAAAAGTACCCAAGTTTCCGAGGTGTGCTTTACTACAGACCAAATGTATAATTATCGCACCGTAACCTGATTACGTCAATAACCTATTTTCGTCTTCACCCATTGAGAGCCCGTAATATTCCATAGGACCCCTATGGCAcgcatattttaaacatttgtgagttaaaacaaaaataaaaataaaagtctcTATTCCTATAAAATTCAGAAAAATAAGATTAAGAACATAAATGTTATTGTAAGGATGTCTATTTTTGCTGTTTGTTATGTCGAATTACGACGAcagtttaaattaattaaataatgtgtatttaattattaagataaatcatttaacaaaatatttacggACCTAAATGTGAAAAATACTTTAGCTGTTTTGAATGAAGACAACTAGGCTACGTTTGGTTAAAACTGACAATTGTTTTCATAAATCAAAACTGTTTTGTCAACTTTGACAGTAACATGATCTGTAAGTCATTGATAACATCATGTGCTATGGATATTGTTCATATATGTAGTCAAATAAGTTTTAATGGAAGTGTATATTTTTTGGACTGGGAAGGAAGCTGACGCAGTAATTATCACAATCAGATACTTTAGTTAGTACACACGGATTTCACATGATCCATACATTTGTATTGGCCATTAATATTTACATGGCTGTATCTAGCATGGGTAATAGGAACTGTTGCAAACCCTGAATGTACAAAAACCAAGTACCCtgtttaggtttttaaaaaagtcgttTTTGCCACTCTTTTTTGTCTACTTCAGGCTTTCAGTAAGAAAATAATTAGAGGTTACGTAATAAAAGCAAAACAGACTACCTCTACTAAGTTGTTATgaacttaaaatgttttgaaactgGATACTTTATTCCATGTAcgtttacaaattttaaagagAAGTTCCCTAGCAATAttctttctaaaatatatatatatatcaatttatttCCATGATTTTAGGGTGCGTAATTTCAGCCTTCGTACCCTCAACTCAACACATCTGTAAATATGGGTGATGTGATGAGACATAAAGAACCAAGGCACAGTTCAGCTTGTAACTAACTGTCACAAgtcaaatgtattttgtaaattattattattattttttgtattgagCTACATTGTCACTGTTCACTTTGTCagtatgttttatgtaactGAGGCAATGTAGCATTAGAAGTCAGAAATAGCTTGGTGTATAATTATTGACAGCCTTGTGCGTTACTATTAATGCAATAGAACAATAGAGCTGTAGCTTGGCTTGTAGTTGTTGAGAATGACTGTAGAGTGTGGGTATGA
This window contains:
- the LOC121382829 gene encoding neuropeptide-like protein 31; the encoded protein is MMKVVILALACLALATAVPMMKYGKYGGLGMSFGGYSMGMGYGGFGYGGLGGYGRYGMEMGYGGLGGFGGYGMGYGGLDMGYGGYGMGYGGYGMGFGKGGFGKGYGYGK